From one Bacillus sp. FJAT-42376 genomic stretch:
- a CDS encoding stage V sporulation protein AB, with protein sequence MIISLLLIIFLGLSWGFAVGAGFVAFLAVLGIIPRLSQLTKTMASIQSYEWSVVTGAAAGCWMSLWEPVLHVPSMAAMPIGLLDGMFIGLLAAALTEVLNVLPILAKRIGIAEQILIMLMAIVLGKVCGSLYHWMYFVNP encoded by the coding sequence ATGATCATTAGCCTCCTCCTTATTATTTTCCTCGGCCTGTCATGGGGGTTTGCTGTGGGAGCTGGTTTTGTTGCCTTTTTGGCTGTATTGGGCATCATCCCAAGGCTGAGCCAGCTGACTAAAACCATGGCTTCCATTCAATCCTATGAATGGAGTGTCGTGACGGGGGCAGCGGCAGGCTGCTGGATGAGTTTATGGGAGCCGGTCCTGCATGTTCCCTCCATGGCCGCCATGCCAATCGGGTTATTGGACGGCATGTTCATCGGTCTTTTGGCAGCGGCCCTCACAGAGGTTTTGAATGTTTTGCCAATCCTCGCAAAGCGGATTGGGATAGCGGAACAAATTCTGATTATGCTTATGGCGATTGTGCTTGGAAAAGTATGCGGTTCCCTGTATCACTGGATGTATTTTGTCAATCCATAA
- the spoIIAB gene encoding anti-sigma F factor yields MKNHMEIQFSALSQNESFARVTVAAFIAQLDPTMDELTEIKTVVSEAVTNAIIHGYNNDPAGIVYITASLEEDVVKLTIRDEGIGIHDLEEARQPLFTTKPELERSGMGFTIMENFMDEIQVESAPSLGTSVKLTKHLSKSKALVN; encoded by the coding sequence ATGAAAAATCATATGGAAATCCAGTTTTCGGCTTTAAGTCAGAACGAATCTTTTGCAAGGGTTACGGTAGCAGCTTTTATTGCCCAGCTTGATCCGACAATGGATGAGCTGACAGAAATTAAAACCGTCGTTTCTGAAGCGGTGACCAACGCAATTATCCACGGATATAACAATGATCCTGCAGGTATTGTCTATATCACCGCGTCTCTTGAAGAGGACGTTGTAAAGCTGACGATCCGCGATGAGGGCATCGGCATTCATGATCTTGAAGAAGCAAGGCAGCCGCTGTTCACGACCAAACCCGAATTGGAAAGGTCCGGAATGGGGTTTACGATTATGGAAAACTTTATGGATGAAATTCAAGTAGAGTCAGCCCCTTCTCTGGGAACATCGGTTAAATTAACAAAGCATTTATCGAAAAGCAAAGCTTTGGTTAATTAA
- a CDS encoding purine-nucleoside phosphorylase: protein MKADGLSMAAEFIQSKIGQAPEIGLILGSGLGVLADEIEEAVKIPYGEIPGFPVSTVEGHAGQLVYGKLKGATVIAMQGRFHFYEGYDMQKVVLPVRVMKQIGVQTLIVTNAAGGINEQFEPGDLMLIRDHINNMGTNPLIGPNDKELGVRFPDLSQAYSRNLLSLARETADELNMKVQEGVYVANTGPVYETPAEIKMLRILGGDAVGMSTVPEVIAARHAGMDVLGISCISNMAAGILDQPLSHDEVIETTEKVKSNFLSLVKGAVEKIMKAGASS, encoded by the coding sequence ATGAAGGCGGACGGACTTAGTATGGCAGCAGAATTTATCCAGTCAAAAATTGGACAGGCACCGGAGATAGGATTAATCCTGGGCTCCGGTCTTGGCGTTTTGGCTGATGAAATAGAAGAGGCAGTTAAAATACCTTACGGGGAAATTCCCGGCTTCCCGGTTTCAACTGTTGAAGGACATGCCGGGCAGCTCGTATACGGGAAGCTGAAGGGTGCTACAGTAATAGCCATGCAGGGGCGTTTCCATTTTTACGAAGGCTATGATATGCAGAAAGTGGTGCTCCCGGTCCGTGTAATGAAACAAATCGGTGTTCAAACGCTAATCGTGACGAACGCTGCGGGCGGAATTAACGAACAATTTGAACCGGGGGACTTGATGCTTATTCGAGACCATATTAATAATATGGGGACGAACCCGCTGATTGGACCGAACGATAAAGAATTGGGCGTGCGTTTCCCGGATCTTTCTCAAGCTTACAGCCGAAACCTCCTTTCACTCGCAAGAGAAACGGCGGACGAATTGAATATGAAGGTACAGGAAGGAGTATACGTAGCCAATACGGGTCCGGTATACGAAACTCCTGCGGAAATTAAGATGCTGAGAATTCTTGGCGGTGATGCTGTGGGCATGTCAACTGTTCCAGAAGTAATAGCTGCCCGCCATGCAGGAATGGATGTGCTGGGTATTTCCTGCATTTCCAATATGGCAGCGGGAATCCTGGATCAGCCATTGTCCCATGATGAAGTAATAGAGACAACCGAAAAGGTGAAATCGAACTTCCTCAGCCTGGTAAAGGGTGCAGTAGAAAAAATAATGAAGGCAGGTGCATCATCATGA
- the spoVAE gene encoding stage V sporulation protein AE, producing the protein MEYVLAFVCGGLICVVGQILLDAFKLTPAHVMSSFVVIGAILDGFGIYDNFIEFAGAGATVPITSFGHSLLHGAMEQADEHGFIGIAIGIFNLTSAGISSAILFAFIIALIFKPKG; encoded by the coding sequence ATGGAATATGTACTCGCCTTTGTATGTGGAGGACTGATTTGTGTAGTTGGACAAATTCTTTTGGATGCATTTAAGCTGACGCCGGCTCATGTCATGAGTTCGTTTGTTGTCATTGGGGCCATCCTCGATGGATTTGGTATTTACGACAATTTTATTGAATTTGCCGGTGCAGGTGCGACCGTTCCGATCACCTCCTTTGGCCACTCACTGCTTCACGGGGCAATGGAACAGGCGGACGAGCACGGATTTATCGGGATTGCAATCGGGATTTTCAATCTTACTTCAGCCGGTATTTCTTCTGCTATACTTTTTGCCTTTATCATAGCGCTTATTTTTAAGCCGAAGGGATAG
- a CDS encoding stage V sporulation protein AA, with the protein MAKTVYIRLRHRIQAAPQTSLKLDDLAQVICPEEWTPLKNLSIYQITMNDKNMVVIDGMDVIQAISMAVPEADIQTIGPSQTVVEIVYEKKRRKMVYLILVWLLLFTGAAMAIINFHEDVSMQAVHQKLYFMLTGERIDKPLLLQIPYSVGLGLGMILFFNHVFKRRINEEPSPLEVEMFKYQLDLDQYVAMNENKESVKKIDDH; encoded by the coding sequence GTGGCTAAAACGGTTTACATAAGGCTTAGACACAGAATTCAAGCGGCACCGCAAACATCTCTGAAATTGGATGATCTTGCACAGGTCATCTGTCCTGAAGAATGGACTCCGCTTAAAAACCTGTCCATTTATCAGATCACCATGAATGACAAAAATATGGTCGTGATTGATGGAATGGATGTTATACAGGCCATTAGCATGGCAGTGCCTGAAGCGGATATTCAGACGATTGGCCCGTCTCAAACGGTAGTAGAGATTGTCTATGAGAAAAAGAGACGGAAGATGGTTTATTTAATTCTCGTCTGGCTATTGCTGTTTACAGGTGCGGCTATGGCCATCATTAATTTTCATGAGGACGTCAGTATGCAGGCCGTGCATCAAAAGCTCTACTTCATGCTGACCGGAGAAAGGATTGACAAACCGCTGCTCCTGCAAATTCCATATTCGGTGGGATTGGGTCTCGGAATGATTCTGTTCTTTAATCATGTATTCAAAAGAAGGATTAATGAAGAGCCGAGTCCTCTTGAGGTCGAAATGTTCAAATACCAGCTGGACCTGGATCAGTATGTGGCCATGAATGAAAATAAAGAGAGTGTGAAAAAGATCGATGATCATTAG
- the spoVAC gene encoding stage V sporulation protein AC, whose product MSKMKDHYSEHVKAYQPKPNYFLNCIKAFAVGGLICVIGQLISNFYITFFDFTKETAGNPTVATLILISSILTGIGIYDRIGQFAGAGSAVPVTGFANSMTSAALEHKSEGLVLGVATNMFKLAGSVIVFGAVAAYVVGIIRYFFGLMTGS is encoded by the coding sequence ATGTCTAAAATGAAGGATCATTATTCTGAACATGTAAAAGCTTATCAGCCAAAACCAAATTATTTTCTAAACTGTATAAAGGCTTTTGCTGTCGGAGGATTAATTTGTGTTATCGGTCAGCTAATCAGCAACTTCTATATCACCTTTTTTGATTTTACGAAAGAAACCGCCGGCAATCCTACCGTTGCCACCTTAATTCTGATTTCTTCTATCCTTACAGGGATTGGAATTTACGACCGGATCGGGCAGTTTGCCGGGGCCGGTTCTGCTGTGCCTGTAACCGGATTTGCCAATTCGATGACCAGTGCGGCTCTTGAGCATAAAAGTGAAGGACTCGTGCTTGGAGTCGCGACAAATATGTTTAAACTCGCAGGAAGTGTGATTGTATTCGGTGCTGTAGCGGCTTATGTCGTGGGAATCATCCGGTATTTCTTCGGTTTGATGACAGGATCATAA
- the sigF gene encoding RNA polymerase sporulation sigma factor SigF, with amino-acid sequence MDVEVKNDQKNVQLKDHEVKELILKSQQGDQLARDTIVQRNMRLVWSVVQRFLNRGYEPDDLFQIGCIGLLKSVDKFDLSYDVRFSTYAVPMIIGEIQRFIRDDGTVKVSRSLKELGNKIRRAKDELSKTLGKVPTVTEIAAHLDISPEEVVLAQEAVRAPSSIHETVYENDGDPITLLDQIADHTDSKWFDKIVLKEALEGLDEREKLIVYLRYYKDQTQSEVAERLGISQVQVSRLEKKILNQMKSLMGG; translated from the coding sequence ATGGATGTGGAGGTTAAGAACGATCAGAAGAACGTTCAGTTAAAAGACCATGAGGTGAAAGAGCTGATTTTAAAAAGTCAGCAGGGGGACCAGCTGGCGAGAGACACCATTGTTCAGCGCAACATGAGACTTGTCTGGTCAGTCGTCCAACGATTTTTAAACCGCGGATACGAGCCGGATGACCTTTTTCAGATTGGCTGTATTGGCCTTCTGAAGTCAGTGGACAAATTCGATTTATCCTATGATGTCCGCTTTTCCACGTATGCGGTGCCGATGATAATCGGCGAAATTCAGCGGTTTATCCGTGATGACGGGACGGTAAAGGTTAGCCGGTCACTCAAAGAACTCGGGAATAAAATCAGACGGGCAAAGGACGAATTATCGAAGACATTAGGCAAGGTGCCGACAGTGACCGAAATTGCTGCTCATCTTGATATCTCACCTGAAGAAGTTGTTTTAGCGCAAGAAGCTGTCAGAGCTCCTTCCTCCATCCATGAAACGGTCTACGAAAATGATGGCGATCCCATTACCCTTTTAGACCAGATTGCCGATCATACCGATTCTAAATGGTTTGATAAAATTGTCCTTAAAGAGGCTCTTGAAGGTCTTGATGAAAGAGAAAAATTGATTGTATACCTGCGATATTACAAAGATCAGACCCAGTCTGAAGTGGCTGAAAGGCTGGGCATTTCACAGGTTCAAGTTTCAAGGCTGGAGAAAAAAATATTGAATCAGATGAAAAGTCTGATGGGCGGTTAA
- a CDS encoding D-alanyl-D-alanine carboxypeptidase family protein, with amino-acid sequence MKKGFSMLIIICCLSTFAQGAFAKENSPDLAPQAKSAVLIERDTGKILYEKNSDQQLPPASMTKIMTMILIMDAFDKGKLKLTDKIRTSEYAASMGGSQIFLEPGEEMSADEMLRGIAIGSGNDASVAMAEHLGGSEDGFVAMMNKKAAELGLKNTHFENTTGLPEKGHYSTAHDMAVMGKELLKYENITKYTGKYEDYLRTNTDKKFWLVNTNRLVKFYPGVDGVKTGFTNEAKYCLTATAKKGNMRVIAVVMGAETPKDRNNQVTKMLDYAFSQYETHPLYQRSEVIGVQKVSKGSDKTVNLVTSEPISLLTKKGENMKNMTKQIIPKKNLSAPLKKGDVLGMLVLKKDGEVVAKSPLTAEKDIQTASWWSLFKRVMSDFTKAG; translated from the coding sequence ATGAAAAAAGGTTTTTCCATGCTTATCATAATTTGCTGCTTGTCTACATTTGCGCAGGGAGCATTCGCAAAAGAAAATAGCCCCGACTTGGCACCGCAGGCGAAATCGGCCGTGCTGATTGAACGGGATACAGGCAAAATCCTCTATGAAAAAAACAGCGATCAGCAGCTTCCGCCGGCAAGTATGACGAAAATCATGACGATGATCCTGATTATGGATGCATTTGATAAAGGGAAACTCAAGCTAACCGATAAAATCCGCACAAGCGAATATGCTGCGTCAATGGGCGGTTCGCAAATTTTTCTTGAGCCGGGTGAGGAAATGTCGGCAGATGAGATGCTGCGCGGAATTGCAATCGGCTCAGGAAACGATGCCTCTGTAGCCATGGCTGAGCATCTTGGCGGTTCAGAAGATGGTTTTGTTGCCATGATGAACAAAAAGGCTGCAGAACTGGGTCTAAAGAATACGCATTTCGAGAACACCACCGGCCTGCCTGAAAAAGGGCATTACAGCACGGCTCATGATATGGCGGTTATGGGGAAAGAGCTTCTTAAATATGAAAACATTACAAAATATACCGGGAAGTATGAAGACTACTTAAGAACCAATACGGATAAAAAATTCTGGCTTGTTAACACAAACCGTCTTGTGAAGTTCTACCCTGGTGTAGACGGTGTGAAAACCGGTTTCACAAACGAAGCAAAGTATTGTCTGACGGCCACGGCGAAAAAAGGGAACATGAGGGTCATTGCGGTTGTAATGGGAGCAGAAACACCAAAAGACCGCAATAACCAGGTGACGAAAATGCTTGACTATGCGTTTAGTCAATATGAAACCCATCCGCTTTATCAGCGCAGTGAGGTAATCGGTGTTCAAAAGGTAAGCAAAGGAAGCGATAAAACGGTGAACCTTGTGACATCAGAGCCGATTTCCCTTTTAACCAAAAAAGGTGAAAATATGAAAAACATGACAAAACAGATTATTCCTAAAAAGAATTTGTCTGCTCCGCTGAAAAAGGGAGATGTTCTTGGGATGCTTGTATTGAAAAAAGACGGCGAAGTAGTGGCGAAAAGTCCGCTGACAGCAGAGAAGGATATTCAAACGGCAAGCTGGTGGTCATTATTTAAAAGGGTTATGTCCGACTTTACAAAAGCTGGCTGA
- a CDS encoding pyrimidine-nucleoside phosphorylase has translation MRMVDIIQKKRDGKLLSKEEIEFAVNGYKNDSIPDYQMSSFLMSVYFKGMTKEEVSWLTDAMVNSGETVDLSGINGIKVDKHSTGGVGDKISLIVAPLVASVGVPVAKMSGRGLGHTGGTIDKLEAVEGFSVELSGKQFIDNVNRHGISIIGQSGDLVPADKKIYALRDVTATVDSIPLIASSIMSKKIAMGADAIVLDVKTGAGAFMKTLDRAKDLASTMVEIGSHLNRNTIAVITDMNQPLGYEVGNANEIKEVIEVLQGNGSEDLIEISMAIAVQMSILGGIYKTEEEARKGLTQAIESGEALGKFKEFISAQNGNAAQIDSINLLPQAKHHVEVKSKQSGYVRDINAEEIGVAALLLGAGRQTKEDQIDYSAGVTLKKKVGDQVQEGDVIAVLHFNKEDHQQAVDTLYHAFTYSDQKPEKRPFVYEIISK, from the coding sequence ATGAGAATGGTAGACATAATTCAAAAAAAGCGCGATGGAAAACTGCTTTCTAAAGAAGAAATAGAATTTGCAGTAAACGGATATAAAAATGATTCCATACCCGATTATCAAATGAGCTCTTTTTTAATGTCTGTTTATTTTAAAGGCATGACGAAAGAAGAGGTCTCCTGGCTTACGGATGCCATGGTGAATTCAGGCGAAACGGTTGATTTGTCCGGCATTAATGGAATAAAAGTGGACAAACATTCAACAGGGGGAGTAGGAGATAAAATCAGTCTGATTGTGGCTCCGCTTGTCGCTTCTGTCGGTGTTCCCGTGGCAAAAATGTCTGGAAGAGGCCTTGGACATACGGGAGGAACAATTGATAAACTTGAAGCAGTCGAGGGGTTCAGTGTTGAATTGAGCGGCAAGCAGTTTATTGATAATGTAAACCGGCACGGTATTTCGATTATTGGCCAATCCGGTGATCTCGTTCCGGCCGATAAGAAAATTTACGCATTGAGAGATGTAACGGCAACAGTCGACTCCATTCCTTTAATCGCAAGCAGCATCATGAGCAAAAAAATTGCCATGGGAGCAGATGCAATTGTTCTTGATGTCAAAACCGGTGCCGGTGCATTTATGAAAACACTGGACCGTGCGAAAGATTTAGCCTCCACGATGGTTGAAATCGGAAGTCATTTAAATCGAAATACGATAGCTGTTATTACCGATATGAATCAGCCTTTGGGGTATGAAGTAGGGAATGCAAATGAAATCAAGGAAGTTATCGAAGTTTTACAAGGAAATGGATCGGAAGATTTAATTGAAATCTCCATGGCAATCGCTGTTCAAATGTCTATCCTGGGCGGAATTTATAAAACGGAAGAAGAAGCCCGCAAAGGGTTAACTCAGGCGATTGAGAGTGGGGAGGCTCTCGGTAAATTCAAGGAATTTATCAGCGCTCAAAATGGAAATGCGGCTCAAATCGATTCCATAAACTTGCTTCCGCAGGCAAAGCACCATGTAGAGGTAAAATCAAAGCAATCCGGATATGTCCGTGATATCAATGCAGAAGAGATTGGTGTTGCAGCACTCCTGTTAGGAGCCGGAAGACAAACGAAAGAGGATCAGATTGATTATTCCGCAGGTGTCACGCTTAAGAAAAAAGTAGGCGATCAAGTGCAAGAAGGAGATGTTATCGCCGTACTTCATTTCAATAAAGAAGACCATCAGCAGGCGGTGGACACCCTATATCATGCGTTCACCTATTCTGACCAAAAGCCAGAAAAACGGCCTTTTGTATATGAAATCATTTCAAAATAG
- the spoIIAA gene encoding anti-sigma F factor antagonist: MSLAVELSVRESVLCIRLSGELDHHSTDELRSKVNEILQEGHVKHIVLNLGNLMFMDSSGLGVILGRYKQIKQLGGEMVVCSISPAIQRLFDMSGLFKIVRLEQNEEKALQTLGVAS; encoded by the coding sequence ATGAGTCTAGCCGTTGAACTTAGCGTTCGGGAGTCTGTATTGTGCATTCGCTTATCCGGAGAATTGGATCATCACAGTACGGATGAATTGCGGTCAAAAGTTAATGAAATCTTACAAGAAGGTCATGTTAAGCACATTGTGCTGAATCTTGGGAATTTGATGTTTATGGACAGTTCGGGCCTTGGTGTCATACTGGGCCGATATAAGCAAATCAAACAGCTTGGCGGAGAAATGGTCGTTTGCTCGATATCTCCAGCCATCCAGCGGCTCTTTGATATGTCCGGTCTGTTCAAGATAGTCAGACTTGAACAAAATGAGGAAAAAGCTCTTCAGACACTGGGGGTGGCTTCCTGA
- the spoVAD gene encoding stage V sporulation protein AD → MKLNGKQTWVFENNVYVKSTGTAVGPKEAKGPLGNLFDETYDDLHCGADNWELAERKLMEQAIAHSLKKANLQEEDIDFLLAGDLLNQNVTSNYTARHLGIPFICMFGACSTSMETAAIGSLMIDGGYAGKVIAATSSHNATAERQFRNPTEYGGQKPGTSTATVTGSGAMLITNEPGEIRITSATIGKVQDYGIKDANDMGSAMAPAAADTIKRHLQDLNRTPDDYDLIITGDLSGVGSPILIDLLKEEGIQISSKHQDCGLLIYRPDQGIFAGGSGCGCSAVVTYSHIFQEMKAGNLNRVLVVATGALLSPTMIQQKESIPTIAHGVVFERAAGGTL, encoded by the coding sequence ATGAAGCTGAATGGAAAACAAACGTGGGTTTTTGAAAATAACGTTTATGTTAAATCGACAGGAACGGCTGTAGGGCCAAAAGAAGCAAAAGGTCCGCTTGGCAATTTATTCGATGAAACCTATGATGATCTGCATTGCGGTGCCGACAACTGGGAACTTGCCGAAAGAAAATTAATGGAGCAGGCCATCGCCCACAGCCTTAAAAAGGCAAATCTACAGGAAGAAGACATTGATTTCCTTCTTGCCGGCGATTTGCTCAATCAAAATGTCACATCCAACTATACAGCCAGACATCTGGGGATTCCGTTTATCTGTATGTTCGGTGCATGCTCAACTTCGATGGAAACAGCCGCGATCGGATCTTTAATGATAGACGGAGGGTATGCCGGGAAGGTAATTGCGGCAACAAGCAGTCACAATGCCACTGCAGAGCGGCAATTCAGAAACCCGACTGAATATGGCGGACAAAAGCCGGGAACATCGACAGCAACGGTCACAGGATCTGGAGCAATGCTGATTACGAATGAACCCGGGGAGATCCGGATTACATCCGCGACCATTGGTAAAGTTCAGGATTATGGAATTAAGGATGCGAATGATATGGGGTCTGCAATGGCTCCTGCTGCAGCCGATACGATTAAGCGTCATTTGCAGGATCTAAATAGGACACCGGATGACTATGACTTAATTATAACCGGTGATTTATCAGGTGTTGGCAGTCCGATTTTAATTGATTTACTAAAAGAAGAAGGCATCCAAATCTCTTCCAAACATCAGGATTGCGGTTTGCTTATATACCGGCCTGATCAGGGGATCTTTGCAGGCGGAAGCGGCTGCGGATGCTCTGCGGTTGTGACGTACAGCCATATTTTTCAGGAAATGAAGGCTGGGAACCTGAACCGGGTTCTTGTCGTAGCGACCGGGGCACTGCTGAGTCCGACGATGATTCAGCAAAAAGAATCGATTCCAACTATCGCTCATGGAGTGGTGTTTGAACGGGCTGCAGGAGGAACGCTGTAA